The Catenuloplanes niger genome includes a window with the following:
- a CDS encoding helix-turn-helix transcriptional regulator, translating into MDNRAEVRDFLTTRRAKITPERAGIPAAGQRRVPGLRRAEVAALAGMSVEYYAKLERGALAGVSASVLDAIARALQLDEAERGHLLHLAQEANGSSALVRAPRRPKQWTVRPSLQWTLDAITSPAIVVNNRSDLVAANLLGRAMYSDLFGDGTRTPNFARFTFLDSAAHRFYPDWERFADITVANLRTAAGVDPHDKGLHDLVGELSTRSDDFRRRWGAHNVRIHGSGVKEFHHRVVGDLALAYETVVLRAERDLMMTIYTAEPASRSAHALALLASWAATEQVAQSTV; encoded by the coding sequence ATGGACAACCGAGCCGAGGTACGTGACTTCCTGACCACCCGCCGCGCCAAGATCACGCCGGAGCGGGCCGGCATCCCGGCGGCCGGACAGCGCCGGGTGCCGGGACTGCGCCGGGCCGAGGTGGCCGCGCTTGCCGGGATGAGCGTGGAGTACTACGCGAAGCTGGAACGCGGCGCACTGGCCGGCGTCTCCGCGAGCGTGCTCGACGCGATCGCCCGCGCGCTGCAGCTGGACGAGGCCGAGCGTGGGCACCTGCTGCACCTGGCCCAGGAGGCGAACGGCAGCAGCGCGCTGGTGCGGGCACCGCGCCGGCCGAAGCAGTGGACGGTCCGGCCCAGCCTGCAGTGGACGCTGGACGCGATCACCAGCCCGGCGATCGTGGTCAACAACCGGTCCGACCTGGTGGCGGCGAACCTGCTCGGCCGGGCCATGTACAGCGACCTGTTCGGCGACGGTACGCGGACGCCGAACTTCGCCCGGTTCACGTTCCTGGACAGCGCGGCACACCGGTTCTACCCGGACTGGGAGCGGTTCGCGGACATCACGGTGGCGAACCTGCGCACCGCCGCCGGTGTCGACCCGCACGACAAGGGCCTGCACGACCTGGTCGGCGAGCTGTCCACCCGCAGCGACGACTTCCGCCGCCGGTGGGGCGCGCACAACGTACGCATCCACGGCAGCGGTGTGAAGGAGTTCCACCACCGTGTCGTCGGCGACCTCGCGCTCGCCTACGAGACGGTGGTGCTGCGGGCGGAGCGGGACCTGATGATGACGATCTACACGGCCGAGCCGGCGTCGCGGTCCGCGCACGCGCTGGCGCTGCTGGCGTCCTGGGCCGCCACGGAGCAGGTCGCGCAGTCCACTGTGTGA
- a CDS encoding HAD-IC family P-type ATPase codes for MKQRTEAVAETPGADVPGIDAPGADAFGLTEAEAEARRRRGEANTAVRGGSRGYGEILRTNVFSFFNLVLFVIGATLLALGRYSDALISVGLGLINAVISTVQEIRAKRKLDQLQLLERATVVVVRDGVERTIGPDRVVRGDVLRVRSGDQIVVDGPLLPGGRVEADESLLTGESDPVVKAPGDDLLSGSHCVAGDGHQLARDVGAHSHAGRLTAEARRTSTDATPLQRRIEFVVRLVMLLTALMSGAILAQAALEGFTLLRVVQITAVLSGLIPYGLFFLIALAYTAGAVRIARRGALVQQVNAVESVSNVDVVCTDKTGTLTTGNLTLAEIVPLGGHGDRDAAAALGGFAAGVSAPNLTSAAIAAALPAAAWTVRDEVPFTSSLRWSGLVTEHGTWVLGAPGALLSPVPDAVAARTGEGLRVLVLARAAGVRDAAGKPALTGVEPVALVALADELRADVVETVARFRDDGVQLKVLSGDDPRTVAAIAARAGLDAGEPVPGADLDGLDDARLDELVARTAVFGRVAPEHKERIVRSLRRQGRYVAMIGDGVNDARALKQAQVGVAMRSGSTVTRDVADIVLTGDSFGVLPPAREEGRRIIGGIGISLYVFLARVGSQGLVILAVTMLGMGFPYTPTQVGLTLFTVGIPTAFLTFWAAPARPDPHLLRNLARFVLPAAIVTAGFGTAVYTALYQGILRGFSSGRTPAEVIDDFESYTGLTYGTDTDFTVAAATIGAQTGLSTFFCYASFLLILFLAPPGRFFAAWTRPAGDRRPAYLVMALVVAFTAVLLVPALWSYFGLTGPAGPVFEVVLVSLVPWFAALTVAYRYRVLERLLGLDVPPGR; via the coding sequence CGGCGGGTCGCGCGGCTACGGTGAGATCCTGCGGACGAACGTGTTCTCGTTCTTCAACCTGGTGCTGTTCGTGATCGGCGCGACCCTGCTGGCGCTCGGCCGCTACAGCGACGCGCTGATCAGCGTCGGCCTCGGCCTGATCAACGCGGTGATCAGCACCGTGCAGGAGATCCGCGCCAAACGCAAGCTCGACCAGCTCCAGCTGCTGGAACGCGCCACGGTCGTGGTCGTCCGGGACGGCGTGGAACGCACGATCGGGCCGGACCGGGTGGTCCGCGGTGACGTGCTGCGCGTCCGGTCCGGCGACCAGATCGTCGTCGACGGCCCGCTGCTGCCCGGCGGCCGCGTCGAGGCGGACGAGTCGCTGCTGACCGGCGAGTCCGACCCGGTGGTCAAGGCGCCCGGCGACGACCTGCTGTCCGGCAGCCACTGCGTCGCCGGGGACGGTCACCAGCTGGCCCGGGACGTCGGCGCGCACAGCCACGCGGGCCGGTTGACCGCGGAGGCGCGCCGGACCAGCACGGACGCGACGCCGTTGCAGCGGCGCATCGAGTTCGTGGTGCGGCTGGTGATGCTGCTGACCGCGTTGATGAGCGGGGCGATCCTCGCGCAGGCCGCGCTGGAGGGCTTCACGCTGCTGCGCGTCGTGCAGATCACCGCGGTGCTGTCCGGACTCATCCCGTACGGGCTGTTCTTCCTGATCGCGCTCGCCTACACGGCCGGGGCGGTGCGCATCGCCCGGCGCGGTGCGCTGGTGCAGCAGGTCAACGCGGTCGAGTCGGTGAGCAACGTCGACGTGGTCTGCACCGACAAGACCGGCACGCTGACCACCGGCAACCTGACCCTGGCCGAGATCGTCCCGCTCGGCGGTCACGGCGACCGGGACGCCGCCGCGGCGCTCGGCGGGTTCGCGGCCGGCGTGTCCGCGCCGAATCTGACGAGCGCGGCGATCGCGGCCGCGTTGCCCGCCGCGGCCTGGACGGTTCGCGACGAGGTGCCGTTCACGTCGTCGCTGCGCTGGTCCGGGCTGGTCACCGAGCACGGCACCTGGGTGCTCGGCGCCCCGGGGGCGCTGCTGTCGCCGGTGCCGGACGCGGTCGCCGCCCGTACCGGCGAGGGGTTGCGGGTGCTGGTCCTGGCCCGGGCCGCCGGGGTGCGGGACGCGGCCGGGAAACCCGCGCTGACCGGGGTGGAGCCGGTCGCGCTGGTCGCGCTCGCGGACGAGTTGCGTGCCGACGTGGTCGAGACGGTCGCCCGGTTCCGGGACGACGGCGTGCAGCTGAAGGTGCTCTCCGGCGACGATCCGCGCACGGTCGCGGCGATCGCGGCCCGGGCCGGGCTGGACGCCGGCGAGCCGGTGCCGGGCGCGGACCTCGACGGCCTGGACGACGCGCGGCTGGACGAGCTGGTCGCCCGGACCGCGGTGTTCGGGCGGGTCGCGCCGGAGCACAAGGAGCGGATCGTGCGGTCGCTGCGCCGGCAGGGCCGCTACGTCGCGATGATCGGCGACGGGGTGAACGACGCCCGCGCGCTCAAGCAGGCGCAGGTCGGTGTCGCGATGCGCAGCGGCAGCACGGTGACCCGGGACGTGGCCGACATCGTGCTGACCGGTGACTCGTTCGGGGTGCTGCCGCCCGCGCGGGAGGAGGGCCGCCGGATCATCGGCGGGATCGGCATCTCGCTGTACGTGTTCCTGGCCCGGGTCGGCAGCCAGGGCCTGGTGATCCTCGCGGTCACCATGCTCGGGATGGGCTTCCCTTACACGCCGACGCAGGTCGGGCTGACGCTGTTCACCGTGGGCATCCCGACCGCGTTCCTGACGTTCTGGGCCGCGCCGGCCCGCCCGGACCCGCACCTGCTGCGCAATCTGGCCCGGTTCGTGCTGCCGGCCGCGATCGTCACCGCCGGGTTCGGCACCGCCGTCTACACCGCGCTCTATCAGGGCATCCTGCGCGGTTTCAGCTCCGGGCGCACGCCGGCGGAGGTGATCGACGACTTCGAGAGCTACACCGGGCTGACCTACGGCACGGACACCGACTTCACGGTCGCGGCGGCCACGATCGGCGCGCAGACCGGACTGTCCACGTTCTTCTGCTACGCGTCGTTCCTGCTGATCCTGTTCCTGGCCCCGCCCGGCCGGTTCTTCGCGGCCTGGACGCGGCCGGCCGGCGACCGGCGGCCGGCGTACCTGGTGATGGCGCTGGTCGTCGCGTTCACCGCGGTGCTGCTGGTGCCGGCGCTGTGGTCGTACTTCGGGCTGACCGGCCCGGCCGGGCCGGTCTTCGAGGTGGTGCTGGTGTCGCTGGTGCCGTGGTTCGCCGCGCTCACCGTCGCCTACCGTTACCGGGTGCTGGAGCGGCTGCTCGGGCTGGACGTACCCCCGGGGCGGTGA
- a CDS encoding cellulase family glycosylhydrolase — protein sequence MPPPSRRLAVIIGTLTALLAAGPAAATGAHAATGCRVAHTVPSRCPGGATADVAVTGLGPADPMATVAAMEPGWNLGNTLDAIPDETAWGNPLTTRELLRHVRAQGYRSIRLPVTWSNHHGPAPDHTIDAAWLARVRQIVDWSLDEGLYVMVNLHHDSWQWLNVTPTDTARYTALWSQIAAEFRDHSSKLVFESINEPQFTGTADDAENYRVLAGLNATFVDLVRASGGGNATRLLVLPTLHTNADQGRLDALLAEIDALDDPYLAATVHFYGYWPFSVNIAGGIRYDATVEADLVGTFDRVHDTFVARGIPVVIGEWALLNWDHNRPGVIERGEFLKFLEAVGHHARARQLTTMLWDAGQFLDRTTLTWRDQGVHDMLRASWTTRSGTASADRVYLPRTGRITARSLTLHPNGLTFAGLTGLRAGTDYTVAGTTLTLTAAALTRLAGDRAYGVNRSIEARFSAGVPWRIDIITADPPVQSAATGGTTSFAIPTRFRGDQLATMEARYADGSPAGPANWTSYKEFWQHFRPDYATGRILLTPEFFAEVTDGPVTLTFHFWSGARTTYRLVRSGTSITGSPA from the coding sequence ATGCCCCCGCCCAGCAGAAGACTCGCCGTCATCATCGGCACCCTGACCGCCCTCCTCGCCGCCGGTCCCGCCGCGGCGACCGGCGCGCACGCGGCCACCGGCTGCCGCGTCGCCCACACCGTGCCGTCCCGGTGCCCCGGCGGGGCCACCGCCGACGTCGCGGTCACCGGCCTCGGGCCGGCCGACCCGATGGCGACGGTCGCCGCGATGGAACCCGGCTGGAACCTCGGCAACACCCTCGACGCGATCCCGGACGAGACCGCCTGGGGCAACCCGCTCACCACCCGGGAACTGCTGCGGCACGTGCGCGCCCAGGGCTACCGCTCGATCCGGCTGCCGGTCACCTGGAGCAACCACCACGGGCCCGCACCGGACCACACGATCGACGCGGCGTGGCTGGCCCGGGTCCGCCAGATCGTGGACTGGTCGCTCGACGAGGGCCTCTACGTGATGGTCAACCTGCATCACGACTCGTGGCAGTGGCTTAACGTGACACCGACCGACACCGCGCGGTACACCGCGCTGTGGAGCCAGATCGCGGCCGAGTTCCGCGACCACTCCTCGAAGCTGGTGTTCGAGAGCATCAACGAGCCGCAGTTCACCGGTACGGCCGACGACGCCGAGAACTACCGCGTCCTCGCCGGGCTGAACGCCACGTTCGTGGACCTGGTCCGGGCCAGCGGCGGCGGCAACGCCACCCGGCTGCTGGTGCTGCCCACCCTGCACACGAACGCCGACCAGGGCCGCCTCGACGCGCTGCTGGCCGAGATCGACGCGCTCGACGACCCGTACCTGGCCGCGACCGTGCACTTCTACGGCTACTGGCCGTTCAGCGTCAACATCGCCGGCGGCATCCGCTACGACGCGACCGTGGAGGCGGACCTCGTCGGCACGTTCGACCGCGTCCACGACACGTTCGTCGCCCGCGGCATCCCGGTCGTCATCGGCGAATGGGCGCTGCTCAACTGGGACCACAACCGGCCCGGCGTGATCGAGCGCGGCGAGTTCCTGAAGTTCCTCGAGGCGGTCGGTCACCACGCCCGGGCCCGGCAGCTGACCACGATGCTGTGGGACGCCGGCCAGTTCCTCGACCGCACCACGCTGACCTGGCGGGACCAGGGCGTCCACGACATGCTGCGGGCGAGCTGGACCACCCGGTCCGGTACCGCCTCCGCGGATCGGGTCTACCTGCCCCGGACCGGCCGGATCACCGCCCGGTCGCTGACGCTCCACCCGAACGGGCTGACGTTCGCCGGCCTCACCGGTCTGCGGGCCGGCACCGACTACACGGTCGCCGGCACCACGCTCACGCTGACCGCGGCCGCGCTGACCCGGCTGGCCGGCGACCGCGCGTACGGCGTCAACCGCAGCATCGAGGCGCGTTTCTCCGCGGGCGTGCCGTGGCGCATCGACATCATCACCGCCGACCCGCCGGTGCAGTCCGCCGCGACCGGCGGCACCACGTCGTTCGCGATCCCGACCCGGTTCCGCGGCGACCAGCTGGCCACCATGGAGGCCCGGTACGCCGACGGCAGCCCGGCCGGACCGGCGAACTGGACGTCGTACAAGGAGTTCTGGCAGCACTTCCGGCCCGACTACGCGACCGGGCGGATCCTGCTCACACCCGAGTTCTTCGCCGAGGTCACCGACGGCCCGGTCACGCTCACGTTCCACTTCTGGAGCGGCGCGCGGACCACGTACCGGCTGGTGCGGTCCGGCACCTCGATCACCGGCAGCCCGGCCTGA
- a CDS encoding DUF998 domain-containing protein, which translates to MHDIAQRRAAAAALIASGTVYFTAELIAAAAWTDPPYSYTHHFISNLGVRGPLTVFGQYINSPLAAVMNTGFALTGLAALAGVAMLRGLPGGRRAVTVLTAAVLAAGLVLVALFPGDGGTGGTDFHGIGAVLAFVAGNVLVVLLGRAHRLLGLSSGLGRALTVLGVAGLLSLVVFETVLVAGSGVLLGLYERGIIYPFLIGFVVVGIALRGRRTS; encoded by the coding sequence GTGCACGACATCGCGCAGCGCCGGGCGGCCGCAGCGGCGCTCATCGCCAGCGGCACCGTCTATTTCACCGCGGAGCTCATCGCCGCCGCCGCGTGGACCGATCCGCCCTACAGCTACACGCACCATTTCATCAGCAATCTCGGCGTACGCGGCCCGTTGACCGTGTTCGGGCAGTACATCAACTCGCCGCTCGCCGCGGTGATGAACACCGGCTTCGCGCTGACCGGGCTGGCCGCGCTGGCCGGCGTCGCCATGCTGCGCGGCCTGCCGGGCGGGCGTCGCGCGGTGACGGTCCTGACCGCGGCGGTGCTGGCCGCCGGCCTGGTGCTGGTGGCGCTGTTCCCGGGGGACGGCGGCACCGGCGGGACCGATTTCCACGGGATCGGCGCCGTGCTGGCGTTCGTCGCCGGCAACGTGCTGGTCGTCCTGCTCGGCCGCGCGCACCGGCTGCTCGGGCTGTCGTCCGGGCTGGGCCGCGCGCTGACGGTGCTCGGCGTCGCCGGCCTGCTGTCGCTGGTGGTCTTCGAGACGGTCCTCGTCGCGGGTTCCGGCGTGCTCCTCGGCCTGTACGAACGCGGGATCATCTATCCGTTCCTGATCGGCTTCGTCGTCGTGGGGATCGCGCTGCGCGGCCGCCGCACGTCGTGA
- a CDS encoding NAD(P)-dependent alcohol dehydrogenase gives MLTVNAIAAPSATEPLVRTTIERRDLGPRDVLIEIRYAGVCHSDIHTVRGEWGSVPYPLTVGHEIVGRVAETGGEVTKHAVGDRVGVGCMVNSCRECENCRTGQEQYCLNGNTQTYAAVDRDGTVTQGGYSTHIVVDEDFVLRVPEAIPYEAAAPLLCAGITTYSPLSHWNAGPGTRVAVVGMGGLGHMAVKIAAAMGAEVTVLSQTLAKKDDGLAFGATHYHATREAGTFEALRNSFDLIINTVSAPIDMGAYLGLLRLNGTLVSVGAPAEPLPVPVFALFGSRASFAGSSIGGIAETQRMLDFCAERGIAPEVEIIKADEINEAYERVLSSDVRYRFVIDVDTLR, from the coding sequence ATTCTCACCGTCAACGCCATCGCCGCGCCGTCCGCCACCGAGCCGCTCGTCCGCACCACGATCGAGCGCCGGGACCTCGGGCCGCGCGACGTCCTGATCGAGATCCGTTACGCCGGCGTCTGCCACTCCGACATCCACACCGTGCGTGGCGAGTGGGGCAGCGTGCCGTACCCGCTCACCGTGGGCCACGAGATCGTCGGCCGGGTCGCCGAGACCGGCGGCGAGGTCACCAAGCACGCCGTCGGCGACCGGGTCGGCGTCGGCTGCATGGTCAACTCGTGCCGGGAGTGCGAGAACTGCCGGACCGGGCAGGAGCAGTACTGCCTGAACGGCAACACCCAGACGTACGCCGCCGTGGACCGGGACGGCACGGTCACCCAGGGCGGCTACTCCACGCACATCGTCGTCGACGAGGACTTCGTGCTGCGCGTGCCGGAGGCGATCCCGTACGAGGCGGCCGCGCCGCTGCTCTGCGCGGGCATCACCACGTACTCGCCGCTGTCGCACTGGAACGCCGGACCGGGCACCAGGGTCGCGGTGGTCGGCATGGGCGGACTGGGCCACATGGCCGTCAAGATCGCGGCGGCGATGGGCGCGGAGGTCACCGTGCTGTCGCAGACGCTGGCGAAGAAGGACGACGGGCTCGCGTTCGGCGCCACCCACTACCACGCCACCCGTGAGGCGGGCACGTTCGAGGCGCTGCGCAACAGTTTCGACCTGATCATCAACACGGTCAGCGCGCCGATCGACATGGGCGCCTACCTCGGGCTGCTGCGCCTGAACGGGACGCTGGTCAGCGTGGGCGCGCCCGCGGAACCGCTGCCGGTGCCGGTGTTCGCGCTGTTCGGCAGCCGGGCGTCGTTCGCCGGGTCCAGCATCGGTGGGATCGCGGAGACGCAGCGGATGCTGGACTTCTGCGCGGAGCGCGGCATCGCCCCCGAGGTCGAGATCATCAAGGCCGACGAGATCAACGAGGCGTACGAGCGGGTGCTCTCCTCCGACGTCCGCTACCGCTTCGTCATCGACGTCGACACGCTGCGCTGA
- a CDS encoding LacI family DNA-binding transcriptional regulator, whose amino-acid sequence MTDRPVTISYIARSAGVSVPTVSKVLNGRAGVSDDTRARVEALILRYGYRRAAPSTRTRTVELVYDEMRHMWGTEIIRGVERAARAHRVGVVLTEFGPERNAIHYWIDDTVARRPDAVVSVAQLTAEQREQLRARGIPFVVLDPTAELPDGVPFVGATNWSGGRSATAHLIRLGHRRIAIVSGPRDVLCCRARLDGHRAAMDAAGLPVPPASVLHRPLTVEAGHEAALRLLTGRVHRAAAGPDDDRAPGADRRATGADDRGAGIRGGDRTAEADDRAGAADGDRTAGADGRKTGTGDRPTAIVTGNDLQAVGVYRAARDLGLRVPDDLSVVGFDDLPVAALVEPPLTTVHQPLAEMATAATELALALGRGEPDTQPGLELATTLTIRGSTAAPS is encoded by the coding sequence GTGACCGACCGGCCGGTCACCATCTCCTACATCGCCCGGAGCGCGGGCGTGTCCGTACCCACGGTGTCGAAGGTCCTCAACGGCCGGGCCGGCGTCTCCGACGACACCCGGGCGCGGGTCGAGGCGCTCATCCTGCGGTACGGCTACCGCCGCGCGGCGCCGTCGACCCGCACCCGGACGGTGGAGCTCGTCTACGACGAGATGCGGCACATGTGGGGTACGGAGATCATCCGCGGGGTGGAGCGGGCCGCCCGCGCGCACCGGGTCGGCGTGGTGCTCACCGAGTTCGGTCCGGAGCGCAACGCGATCCACTACTGGATCGACGACACCGTGGCCCGCCGGCCGGACGCGGTGGTCTCGGTGGCGCAGCTGACCGCGGAGCAGCGCGAGCAGCTGCGGGCCCGGGGCATCCCGTTCGTGGTGCTCGACCCGACCGCGGAGCTGCCGGACGGCGTGCCGTTCGTCGGCGCGACGAACTGGTCCGGCGGCCGGTCCGCCACCGCTCACCTGATCCGGCTCGGGCACCGGCGGATCGCGATCGTCTCCGGCCCGCGGGACGTGCTGTGCTGCCGGGCCCGGCTCGACGGGCACCGCGCGGCGATGGACGCGGCCGGGCTGCCGGTCCCGCCCGCGTCGGTGCTGCACCGGCCGCTGACCGTGGAGGCCGGCCACGAGGCCGCGCTGCGGCTGCTGACCGGCCGCGTCCACCGGGCCGCCGCCGGCCCGGACGACGACCGGGCACCCGGAGCCGACCGCCGGGCGACCGGCGCGGACGATCGCGGGGCAGGCATCCGCGGCGGTGACCGGACGGCCGAGGCGGACGATCGTGCGGGCGCCGCCGACGGCGACCGAACGGCCGGCGCGGACGGTCGCAAGACCGGCACCGGTGACCGGCCGACCGCGATCGTGACCGGCAACGACCTGCAGGCGGTCGGCGTCTACCGGGCCGCCCGGGATCTCGGCCTGCGCGTCCCGGACGACCTGAGCGTGGTCGGGTTCGACGACCTGCCGGTCGCCGCGCTCGTCGAGCCGCCGCTGACCACCGTGCACCAGCCGCTCGCCGAGATGGCGACGGCCGCGACCGAGCTGGCGCTCGCGCTCGGCCGCGGCGAGCCGGACACCCAGCCCGGCCTGGAACTGGCCACCACGCTCACGATCCGCGGCAGCACCGCCGCACCGTCCTGA